From the genome of Lotus japonicus ecotype B-129 chromosome 6, LjGifu_v1.2, one region includes:
- the LOC130725124 gene encoding uncharacterized protein LOC130725124 has protein sequence MPQYAKFMKEILSKKRSLSEENDIVELTEECSAILQRKLPPKRKDPGSFTLPVNFGASKEVRALCDLGASFNLMPLSMFERLNVGELKPTMMMLQLADRSMVTPWGVVEDVLVRVGEFEFPVDFVIIDMDEDSKIPLILGRPFLATSQAKINMGKGTISLRVADEKITFTIFDLKPKQIEKNDAFLVEMMDEWSDEKLKQFFLKEKAGASNKKKKKNTQNDQTEKVYSMSMVVNLEQKEENLRNQAEPVHLESVVANMEQKEEKTKGESFIWKPKNKKDDKPPIPFNSKLNNCVHAFEIACKNMVKMCAEFKEPRSATHYGVNTG, from the coding sequence ATGCCTCAATATGCCAAGTTCATGAAGGAGATACTCTCTAAGAAAAGGAGCTTGAGTGAAGAGAACGATATCGTTGAGCTGACTGAGGAGTGTAGCGCTATTTTGCAAAGGAAGCTTCCACCCAAACGAAAGGATCCAGGTAGTTTCACTCTACCTGTTAACTTTGGGGCTTCAAAGGAAGTGAGAGCTTTATGTGATTTAGGGGCAAGCTTCAACTTAATGCCCCTATCAATGTTCGAGCGACTTAATGTTGGAGAGCTGAAGCCAACAATGATGATGCTTCAACTAGCAGATCGATCCATGGTGACTCCTTGGGGAGTTGTTGAAGATGTGCTAGTGAGAGTAGGAGAGTTTGAGTTTCCGGTGGATTTTGTGATAATTGATATGGACGAGGACTCTAAAATACCATTGATTCTGGGAAGACCGTTCCTAGCCACTTCACAAGCGAAAATAAATATGGGAAAAGGAACAATATCTTTAAGGGTAGCTGATGAGAAAATTACTTTCACCATATTTGACCTGAAGCCAAAGCAAATTGAGAAGAATGATGCATTCTTGGTGGAGATGATGGACGAGTGGAGTGATGAGAAGTTGAAGCAGTTCTTCCTTAAAGAAAAAGCTGGAGCatcaaataagaagaaaaagaagaacacGCAGAACGACCAAACTGAGAAAGTCTACTCAATGAGCATGGTTGTCAACTTAGAGCAGAAGGAGGAGAACCTGAGAAATCAAGCTGAACCAGTTCATCTTGAAAGCGTTGTGGCCAACATGGAGCAGAAAGAGGAGAAAACGAAAGGAGAATCCTTCATATGGAAgccaaaaaataagaaagatgATAAACCTCCTATCCCTTTTAACTCTAAATTGAATAACTGTGttcatgcttttgagattgcTTGCAAGAACATGGTGAAAATGTGTGCTGAGTTTAAGGAACCCAGAAGTGCAACGCACTATGGGGTAAACACCGGATAG
- the LOC130725123 gene encoding uncharacterized protein LOC130725123, giving the protein MRDILSKRRSLKGVDETVMLTEECSAILQRKMPMKRRDPGSFTIPVEVEGMAQVEALYDLRASINLMPLTMFERLDLGEVTPTMLSLQMADRSLKTPYGIVEDVMMRVDKYVFPVDFVVLDMKEDEKILLILGTFLSYW; this is encoded by the coding sequence ATGAGGGATATCTTGTCTAAGAGGAGGAGTTTAAAGGGGGTTGATGAGACGGTAATGTTGACAGAAGAGTGTAGTGCTATCTTGCAGCGTAAGATGCCAATGAAAAGAAGagaccccggaagtttcactattccggtggaggTTGAAGGGATGGCACAAGTAGAAGCACTTTATGATTTGAgggcgagcatcaacttgatgccgcttaccATGTTTGAGAGGTTGGATCTAGGAGAGGTGACACCAACAATGCTTTCTTTACAAATGGCGGATCGGTCCCTCAAGacaccatatgggattgtggaggatgttaTGATgagggtggacaagtatgtgttccccgtggatttCGTTGTGCTTGACATgaaagaagatgagaagattCTGCTCATTCTTGgcacctttcttagctactggtag